In uncultured Bacteroides sp., the DNA window TGCATTATCGTGAAAACCAGAAAAAATCTGATCTATCAGAAAAAAAAAGAAAGCGAACAGAGGCAAGAAGATAGACACATCAAAGAAACTATTTAAGAATCTAAAACCTTAATTAAATGAATTACAAGAAAAGATATCATACTATTATGAAACTATAGTATATCTATAAACCTTTTAATAACACTGATTATCAAGTCATTATACTAATAAACATTTTATTTATCATTTAGTGCCATAGCTCTTGTCGATTGGCCGGACAACTTTCTTATAAAATATGTTATAGAGCACATGTATACCTATTTGAGAACATAGTAAACGCTAGGCGTGTAGTACCGGCATATATTTGCTATCAGAATTTTAATTAAATCAAATGACCATGGATATAGCTAAAAGATCTCAAGCGAATCCCCTACTTACTCCCCGTAATTTAAAAGCCAGAATAGACGGAATGGAAATAACTTGTCTACTAAACCCGGGAGTATTTAGATATCAGGGCAAAATCTGGTTACTCTTGCGCGTTGCAGAACGGCCGATACAGAAAGAAGGCATCATCAGTTTTCCTATATATAATAAGGAGGGGAAAATAGAAGTTGTTTCATTCTCCAAAGACGACCCTGAACTGGATTCAACAGATCCTCGCGTAATTGGTTATAAAGGACAGAATTACCTGACAACCATGTCTTATCTGCGACTCGTTTCGAGTGAAGATGGCATACATTTTAAAGATGAACCGGAATATCCGCCTATCTTCGGAGAAGGTGAATTAGAATCATTTGGCATTGAAGACTGCCGGGTAGCCACTTGCAAAGATGGATTCTACCTTACTTACACAAAGGTTTCATCCGTCGCCGTAGGGGTCGGACTCATTCACACGAACGACTGGAAGAACTATACACGTCATGGAATGATTTTTCCTCCGCACAATAAAGACTGTGCTTTGTTTGAAGAAAAAATTGGTGATAAATACTTTGCTCTGCACAGGCCCAGCAGTCCGGAGCTTGGCGGAAACTATATCTGGTTGGCAGAATCACCAGACAGGTTTCACTGGGGAAATCATAAATGTGTAGCCACTACTCGTGCGGGGATGTGGGATAGTGCACGAGTAGGTGCAGGTGCTGCTCCCATAAGAACAGAACAAGGCTGGTTGGAAATTTATCACGGTGCCAATAAAGACAATCGCTATTGCCTGGGAGCGTTACTACTCGACCTGAACGATCCTTCCAAGGTTATTGCCAGAAGTAACGATCCTATCATGGAGCCCATTGCCAGTTATGAACAAACCGGCTTCTTCGGTAATGTAATATTCACCAATGGGCACTTGATAGACGGAGACCAGATAACGATGTACTACGGTGCCAGTGATGAAGTGATTTGTAGAGCCGAACTATCCATTCGTGAAATATTGAATACTTTAAAGTAACTCCTACCCCAAGATGAACAAACTAAAAAAAGAATACTTGTTTTTTAAGCAGCAAGAGCATAACATGCGCATTCTGTTGGTAACCAACATGCTTTATGCATTAGTACTTCCTGTTGTGGAAATCTTCGTCGGTGCCTACATCATGCGCAACACCAGCGCACCTATAATGGTGGCTTTCTATCAGTTAGCCATGTATATAGGTATTGTTACCACCTCGCTTGTCAACGGTTTCCTGCTGAAAAAATATAAAGCCAAAACGCTCTATGCTGCGGGTATTCTGGTAAGCGGCCTCTCTATGTTCGGAATGATGACCATCCACTCTCTCGGCTTCATGGAATTAGGTTTGGCCGGTTTTTTCTTGGGAGCAGCTTCCGGCTTTTTCTGGACAAACAGATATCTGTTAACTCTTTACAACACCAAGGATGACAACAGGAACTATTTCTTCGGACTGGAATCTTTTTTCTTTTCCATTGCTTCCATCGGAGTACCCCTGATTATCGGGGCTTTTATCAGCCAAATTGACGGGAAAGAGATATTTGGTTTCGTGTTTGATGTCAACAAGTCCTATCGGATTGTCACCATGGTAGAAGTCGTAATCACCATCATAGCCTGCGGAGTGCTATGGAAAGGTAACTTTGATGCTCCGAAAGAGACTTCATTTATGTATTTCAAATTCCATCGACTATGGAAAAAGATGCTATTGCTGGCCTCGTTGAAAGGCATGGTACAGGGTTTCTTGGTAACAGCTCCGGCCATCCTTGTTCTTAAATTAGTGGGGAATGAAGGAGCATTGGGTTTAATACAAGGGGTAAGCGGAGCATTAACGGCTGTTCTGGTATACATACTAGGACGGATGGCCAAACCGGAAGACCGATTGAAGATATTTGCCGGTGGATTACTGGTGTTTTTTGCAGGTACCCTGTGCAATGGGATACTTTTTTCGGCAACCGGGGTGATTCTTTTTGTATTATGTAAAGTTATCTTTCAGCCTTTATTCGACTTGGCCTACTTTCCCATCATGATGAAGACGATAGATGCGGTAACCAAAATAGAGAAAAGGAACGAATATGCTTATATCATGAGCCACGAGTTCGGGCTTTTTTTAGGAAGAGCGTTCGGGTTGTTACTATTCATTTTTCTCGCTTATTGCATCTCACAAGATTTTGCACTGAAATATGCGCTGATCATCGTCGCCGGACTACAATTACTAGCTTATCCGCTGGCTAAAAATATTATTAACCAAACTAATATCGATAAAAAAGATGAGAATGAAAAATAAATATATTATATCACTTGCGGCACTTTGCCTACTGGGCTCTTGTTCCTCTCAGAAAAAGGTTTTAGGCGATAAAGTAGCGCAAGTTGCTATCAATAGGGTTAATCTGATGCCCGACATGCCCGAGTCATACAAGATGCTCAACTGGCGGGAGAAAACTAAAAAGTATGATAAATTTGTTTTTGACTGGCACAACCAAAGCAGGGTTGGAAATCTGATATGGCTGGATAATCACCGAAGAAATGTAGATCAAACAACTTTCGGATTATATACAGCGATTAAAGATATTCGCCAAGGGCCCGACCATAACAACGGAGAATTTCATGAAAGCCTCAACTCACTATCGGCTATATTGGGAGCCGGATTAGTAGGGATTGACAAGACCAATCAAGACGGTTACAACTATGTGAAAATGGTACAAAACTATTTCAACTCGGACAATGGATGGAACATCATGATGAACAACACCAATCCGTCTGTAAAGTCATTGGGTGGAGGGTACGGACGCGACTGGTGGTATGATGTACTGCCTAATGCTTTGTATTATGCAGTGTGTGATGTTTTTCCTAATGTCTCTGGAGCCGATAAAATACAAAAAAGCATTGCCGAACAGTTTGTCAAAGCAGATTCCGTGCTCAACGGCAACTATGATTATTCATACTTCGACTACGGGAAGATGAAAGGAATGGTAAGCAACCTTCCCTTGCAACAAGATGCCGCCGGCGGGCATGCATACGTATTGCTTTGTGCTTATCACAAATTTGGCGACCCACGATATCTGCAACATAGTAAAAGTGCTGTTGAGGCATTAGCTTCTCAAAAAGAGAGTCGCTTTTATGAAGCACTTTTACCCTTGGGCATCTATACGGCTGCTTACCTGAATGCTACGGAAGGAACCAACTATGATGTGCACAAAATGCTCGACTGGGTGTTCGACGGATGTAAAAGTCCCACAGGCAGAACCGGTTGGGGAATCATTGTAGGGAAGTGGGGAGATTATGACGTAAGCGGTTTACAGGGAAGCATCACTGACGGAGGTGGCTATGCTTTTCTGATGAATAGCATCAAGCCTTCATGGCCCTTCATCCCGATGGTGAAGTATCAGCCGCAATATGCTAAAGCCATAGGCAAATGGATGCTCAACAACGCCAGTGCATGTCGCTTGTTCTACCCCATGGAGATAGATGCAAAGCATCAATGGGCTCCTGAATTCAGAGAGCTGACCAACGGCAATGTTGCTTATGAGGGATTGCGTAAAACAGATGATTATGGCAAAGCATCTTTGAAAGGGGTTAGTCCTGTAGCCATAGGTGACGGCCCTAAATGGATTGACGGCAACCCGACGGAGAGTATGTTTAGTGTTTACAGTTCTTCACCCGTAGGTATACTCGGAAGCATCGTG includes these proteins:
- a CDS encoding glycoside hydrolase family 130 protein, which translates into the protein MDIAKRSQANPLLTPRNLKARIDGMEITCLLNPGVFRYQGKIWLLLRVAERPIQKEGIISFPIYNKEGKIEVVSFSKDDPELDSTDPRVIGYKGQNYLTTMSYLRLVSSEDGIHFKDEPEYPPIFGEGELESFGIEDCRVATCKDGFYLTYTKVSSVAVGVGLIHTNDWKNYTRHGMIFPPHNKDCALFEEKIGDKYFALHRPSSPELGGNYIWLAESPDRFHWGNHKCVATTRAGMWDSARVGAGAAPIRTEQGWLEIYHGANKDNRYCLGALLLDLNDPSKVIARSNDPIMEPIASYEQTGFFGNVIFTNGHLIDGDQITMYYGASDEVICRAELSIREILNTLK
- a CDS encoding MFS transporter, with the translated sequence MNKLKKEYLFFKQQEHNMRILLVTNMLYALVLPVVEIFVGAYIMRNTSAPIMVAFYQLAMYIGIVTTSLVNGFLLKKYKAKTLYAAGILVSGLSMFGMMTIHSLGFMELGLAGFFLGAASGFFWTNRYLLTLYNTKDDNRNYFFGLESFFFSIASIGVPLIIGAFISQIDGKEIFGFVFDVNKSYRIVTMVEVVITIIACGVLWKGNFDAPKETSFMYFKFHRLWKKMLLLASLKGMVQGFLVTAPAILVLKLVGNEGALGLIQGVSGALTAVLVYILGRMAKPEDRLKIFAGGLLVFFAGTLCNGILFSATGVILFVLCKVIFQPLFDLAYFPIMMKTIDAVTKIEKRNEYAYIMSHEFGLFLGRAFGLLLFIFLAYCISQDFALKYALIIVAGLQLLAYPLAKNIINQTNIDKKDENEK